One region of Camelina sativa cultivar DH55 chromosome 6, Cs, whole genome shotgun sequence genomic DNA includes:
- the LOC104793270 gene encoding uncharacterized protein LOC104793270, producing the protein MMPEQTYMYAYVTLPHNDQRERYSQKCYRDGRRVVLASYDLMGSESFGFKEKLRKSMKGINESAERWVSEVRQGTTKRRFAIRVLRTKLGFYSCFIRSVGFFTSCVGAPR; encoded by the coding sequence ATGATGCCGGAACAAACGTACATGTACGCTTATGTAACGCTGCCGCATAATGACCAGAGAGAACGCTACTCTCAGAAATGTTATCGGGACGGAAGACGGGTGGTGTTGGCAAGCTACGACTTGATGGGATCAGAGAGTTTCGGTTTTAAAGAGAAGCTAAGGAAGTCAATGAAAGGAATCAACGAGTCCGCCGAGCGGTGGGTTTCCGAAGTGCGTCAAGGTACGACCAAGAGACGTTTTGCGATTAGAGTTTTGAGGACAAAACTTGGCTTCTACTCTTGCTTCATTCGTAGTGTTGGATTTTTTACTTCTTGCGTGGGGGCACCTAGATAA
- the LOC104793272 gene encoding electron transfer flavoprotein-ubiquinone oxidoreductase, mitochondrial — protein sequence MHRFLVKLSSSNQFRSFKNHRLLLPLLPSSKPFTSSSSVSSSPPRQSNRSGYPYSVELFRKISPLSSNSRTLGVNGRSISSEAGRESIEYDVLIVGAGPAGLSAAIRLKQLSQEKNVDLSVCVVEKGAEVGGHIISGNVFEPVALDELLPHWRQEHTPIEIPASSDKFWFLTKDRAISLPSPFDNKGNYVISLSQLVRWLGGKAEELGTEIYPGFSASEVLYDASDKLVGIATKDMGISKDGSKKENFQPGVDIKGRVTLFAEGCRGSLSERIIKKYKLREEVNAQHQTYALGIKEVWEIHESKHNPGEVVHTLGWPLEPKTYGGSFLYHMNDRQVALGLVVALNYHNPFLNPYEEFQKLKHHPAIKRILEGGTVLQYGARTLNEGGFQSIPYPVFPGGAIIGCSAGFLNVPKIKGTHTAMKSGMLAAEAAFGVLHEGINMNTYWDNLKDSWVWKELYAARNYRPAFEYGLLPGMAVSAMEHYVLKGKVPYTLKHGKADHEATNHARKCTPIEYPKPDGVFSFDVPTSLYRSNTNHDHDQPSHLRLRDPKIPEKVNFPEYAAPESRYCPARVYEYVEDEEGKPKLQINAQNCLHCKACDIKDPKQNIEWTVPEGGGGPAYSLM from the exons ATGCATAGATTCCTTGTAAAGCTCTCTTCTTCGAATCAATTCAGAAGCTTTAAGAATCACCGTCTGCTTCTCCCTTTATTACCTTCTTCAAAACCTTTTACCTCATCATCCTCTGTGTCGTCGTCACCTCCGAGGCAATCGAATCGATCTGGGTATCCATATTCCGTCGAGTTGTTTCGAAAAATTTCACCTTTAAGCTCAAATTCGAGGACTTTAGGAGTGAATGGGAGGAGTATCAGCAGTGAAGCGGGAAGAGAGTCAATAGAGTACGATGTTCTGATTGTTGGAGCTGGACCGGCCGGTTTATCTGCTGCTATACGATTGAAACAACTGTCTCAGGAGAAGAACGTTGATCTCTCTGTTTGCGTCGTTGAGAAAGGAGCAGAAGTAG GAGGACATATCATATCTGGAAATGTTTTTGAACCTGTGGCATTAGATGAACTTCTTCCACATTGGAGACAAGAACAT ACACCCATTGAGATCCCTGCTTCATCTGATAAGTTCTGGTTTTTGACGAAAGATCGTGCAATTTCACTTCCTTCTCCGTTTGATAACAAGGGAAACTACGTTATTAG TTTGAGTCAACTGGTGCGTTGGCTAGGAGGAAAAGCTGAGGAGCTTGGAACTGAGATTTATCCTGGCTTTTCTGCTAGTGAG GTCTTATATGATGCAAGTGATAAACTTGTTGGGATTGCAACCAAAGATATGGGTATATCCAAAGATGGTTCCAAGAAGGAGAATTTCCAGCCAGGCGTTGACATAAAAGGGCGAGTTACACTATTTGCAGAGGGATGCAGAGGATCATTGTCCGAG AGAATcattaaaaagtataaattaagAGAGGAGGTTAATGCTCAGCATCAGACATATGCTTTGGGAATTAAGGAG GTTTGGGAGATACATGAAAGCAAGCATAACCCCGGGGAAGTTGTTCACACATTGGGTTGGCCCTTAGAACCCAAAACTTATGGAGGTTCATTCTTGTACCACATGAACGACAGGCAG GTTGCCCTTGGCTTGGTTGTTGCCTTGAATTACCACAACCCTTTTCTGAATCCGTATGAGGAATTTCAG AAACTCAAACACCATCCTGCCATTAAACGCATCTTGGAAGGCGGTACTGTGCTTCAGTATGGAGCTCGTACTTTAAATGAAGGTGGTTTTCAG TCCATTCCCTATCCAGTTTTTCCTGGAGGAGCAATAATTGGATGTTCAGCTGGTTTTCTCAATGTACCCAAGATTAAGGGAACGCATACAGCAATGAAATCAG GAATGTTAGCAGCAGAGGCTGCATTTGGTGTACTTCATGAAGGTATAAACATGAACACATACTGGGACAACTTGAAGGATTCATGGGTGTGGAAGGAGCTCTACGCAGCTCGAAACTACCGTCCT GCATTCGAGTATGGGCTACTCCCTGGCATGGCCGTGAGTGCTATGGAACA CTATGTACTGAAAGGAAAGGTCCCTTACACGCTCAAGCACGGGAAAGCTGACCACGAAGCAACAAAT CATGCTCGGAAATGCACACCAATTGAGTATCCAAAGCCAGATGGTGTTTTTTCATTTGATGTGCCAACTTCGTTATACAG GAGTAATACcaatcatgatcatgatcaacCATCTCATTTGCGCTTGAGGGATCCCAAGATTCCAGAAAAGGTAAACTTTCCAGAGTATGCTGCACCAGAGTCACGATACTGCCCAGCCCGTGTTTACGA ATATGTGGAAGATGAAGAGGGAAAGCCGAAACTGCAGATCAACGCTCAAAACTGTTTGCACTGCAAG gCATGTGACATCAAAGATCCTAAGCAAAACATAGAGTGGACGGTGCCTGAAGGAGGTGGAGGCCCTGCTTATTCCCTCATGTAG
- the LOC109133443 gene encoding uncharacterized protein LOC109133443, with amino-acid sequence MALIGMKTAVVSMAICLMIVATTATEVDGGIHIRRSLADFGGGCCNVFIHTCCFPKH; translated from the coding sequence ATGGCGTTAATTGGAATGAAAACTGCGGTTGTGTCAATGGCCATATGTCTAATGATAGTAGCAACGACTGCTACCGAAGTGGATGGGGGAATCCATATCCGACGGAGCTTAGCTGATTTTGGTGGAGGTTGTTGCAACGTGTTCATTCACACTTGTTGTTTTCCTAAACATTAA
- the LOC104793271 gene encoding flowering time control protein FPA, with amino-acid sequence MALAMKPIRPDDSGFKSNNLWVGSLTIETTDSDLTELFGRYGDIDRITAYSSRGFAFVYYRHVEEAVAAKEALQGADLNGSQIKIEFARPAKPCKSLWVGGISPSVSKDELEEEFSKFGKIEDFRFLRERKTAFIDYYEMDDALQAKSMNGKRMGGSYLRVDFLRSQAPRKEQWAGSYDNRNGNMNQKPQYPHSYEDGKGDVQPSKVLRVVYPPTLQIDEQVLHNAMILFGEIERIKSYPSMHFSLVEFRSAEEARRAKEELQGRLYRDQRITIMYSNDELPPQQDDTSFYSGVKRSRPDMFNNDPSFVASPHSTGIPGSMRPFRGSNERSYNGSEYNDVVGKEPNWRRPSPNGTGILPSPTGSGILPSPAQGTRSNPGSWEGYDPAQLDRESKRTKRDGSVDGFTPMGVDERSYGRGSVAARPIRGHSDSDMWRGMIAKGGTPVCCARCVPIGKGIETKLPEVINCSARTGLDMLAKHYTEAIGFEIVFFLPNRQEDFASYTEFLRYLGSKNRAGVAKLDDGTTLFLVPPSDFLTDVLKVSGPERLYGVVLKLPPPAVPVAASYRHETQYNPLPYMDQARDSPANASHSLYPPRENYNMGAPEHLTAPSKPSVSEPLRIPNNAAPQAGVSLTPELLATLASFLPATSQPTAPESHQPLSGNSTVVSTVTQSNGLYNGEAPSNQSFQQYGNQYTPAGQLPPPPPPPLRYPAASNNPNYSSGMVHGNVQYQGQSVNMPQLSPLPNMPHNNYAMYTQGSSNQAVSQPMTQHYQPEASMPNQNYGLPSYQQANYHAVTTNLAHNINPSQFQAAMQPPADKANLETQSQTPQLQPLLSGVGQGTTDGEVDKNQRYQSTLQFAANLLLQIQQKQQQQSSGTPAGQGP; translated from the exons ATGGCGTTAGCCATGAAGCCAATCAGACCCGATGATTCGGGTTTCAAATCTAATAACCTTTGGGTCGGTAGCCTTACGATCGAAACGACAGACTCAGATCTGACCGAGTTGTTTGGAAGATACGGCGATATCGATAGAATCACGGCGTATTCTTCGCGTGGGTTCGCGTTTGTATACTACAGACATGTGGAGGAAGCCGTGGCTGCGAAAGAGGCTCTTCAAGGAGCTGATTTGAACGGAAGTCAGATTAAGATCGAATTCGCACGACCG GCAAAACCTTGTAAGAGTCTTTGGGTGGGTGGAATCAGCCCGAGTGTCTCCAAGGATGAGCTGGAGGAAGAGTTCAGCAAGTTTGGGAAGATCGAGGATTTTAGGTTTCTTAGAGAACGCAAGACAGCTTTCATTGATTATTATGAGATGGATGATGCTTTACAGGCTAAGAGCATGAATGGAAAGCGAATGGGTGGTAGCTATTTGCGGGTTGATTTTCTTCGCTCACAAGCGCCAAGAAAA gaACAATGGGCTGGCTCCTATGATAACAGGAATGGGAATATGAATCAGAAACCTCAG TATCCTCACTCATATGAAGATGGTAAAGGAGATGTCCAGCCAAGTAAGGTTCTGCGGGTTGTGTACCCTCCTACTCTTCAGATAGATGAGCAAGTGCTACACAATGCAATGATACTCTTTGGTGAGATCGAGAGGATTAAAAGTTACCCATCAATGCATTTTTCACTTGTGGAGTTTAGAAGCGCGGAAGAAGCTCGCCGTGCCAAGGAAGAGCTACAGGGGAGGTTATACAGGGATCAGAGAATCACAATTATGTACTCAAACGATGAGCTGCCTCCTCAGCAAGATGATACTAGTTTTTACTCTGGTGTGAAACGGTCAAGGCCAGATATGTTCAACAATGACCCGTCATTTGTAGCTTCTCCTCATTCTACTGGAATTCCTGGGTCTATGAGGCCCTTCAGAGGTAGCAATGAGCGTTCTTATAATGGTTCAGAATACAACGATGTTGTAGGCAAGGAGCCAAACTGGAGGAGGCCATCTCCAAATGGAACCGGAATACTCCCATCTCCAACAGGATCTGGAATCCTCCCATCTCCTGCGCAAGGTACAAGGTCAAACCCTGGTTCTTGGGAAGGATATGATCCTGCTCAGTTGGACAGGGAAAGTAAACGAACCAAAAGAGATGGATCGGTGGACGGTTTTACTCCAATGGGTGTAGATGAGAGGTCATATGGACGTGGCTCAGTTGCTGCTAGGCCTATCCGTGGTCACTCTGATTCTGACATGTGGAGAGGAATGATTGCCAAGGGGGGCACTCCTGTCTGTTGTGCTCGTTGTGTACCTATTGGAAAAGGGATTGAAACTAAACT CCCTGAGGTCATCAATTGTTCAGCAAGAACTGGTTTGGATATGCTCGCCAAACATTACACCGAAGCCATTGGATTTGAAATCGTTTTCTTCTTACCAAACAGGCAAGAAGATTTTGCGTCTTACACTGAATTTCTCCGCTACCTTGGCTCAAAAAATCGGGCAGGTGTTGCCAAATTAGATGATGGAACAACGTTATTCTTGGTGCCTCCATCAGATTTCTTAACTGATGTACTCAAAGTGTCTGGTCCAGAACGGCTTTATGGTGTTGTTCTCAAGTTGCCTCCGCCAGCTGTTCCTGTTGCAGCATCATACAGACATGAAACTCAGTACAATCCTCTGCCTTATATGGATCAAGCCCGGGATTCACCTGCCAATGCCAGTCACAGTTTATATCCTCCTAGGGAAAATTACAACATGGGTGCACCAGAACATTTGACAGCTCCTTCAAAACCATCCGTTAGCGAGCCTCTCAGAATACCTAACAATGCAGCGCCTCAAGCTGGGGTTAGTTTAACTCCGGAGCTTTTAGCGACTCTGGCATCTTTTCTCCCTGCAACTTCTCAACCTACTGCCCCCGAGAGTCACCAACCTTTGTCAGGCAATTCAACAGTTGTTTCCACAGTTACTCAATCCAATGGACTGTACAATGGAGAAGCACCGTCAAATCAGTCATTCCAACAATATGGAAATCAATACACTCCAGCCGGGCAACTACCTCCTCCTCCCCCTCCCCCTCTGCGTTACCCAGCAGCTTCAAACAACCCCAACTACTCTAGCGGAATGGTCCATGGCAACGTGCAATACCAAGGCCAATCTGTTAACATGCCTCAGCTGTCTCCGTTACCAAATATGCCTCATAATAATTATGCCATGTACACACAGGGTTCGTCAAATCAGGCTGTTTCTCAGCCCATGACACAGCATTACCAACCAGAAGCTTCCATGCCCAACCAAAATTATGGTCTTCCAAGCTATCAGCAAGCTAATTATCATGCCGTTACAACAAATCTGGCGCATAACATAAATCCTTCCCAATTCCAAGCTGCTATGCAACCACCAGCTGACAAGGCAAACTTAGAGACACAAAGCCAAACGCCACAGTTGCAGCCTTTGCTCTCTGGGGTTGGTCAAGGTACAACGGATGGGGAGGTGGATAAGAACCAGAGATACCAGTCAACACTACAGTTTGCCGCAAACCTTCTTCTCCAGATAcagcagaagcagcagcaacagtCTTCAGGTACTCCGGCTGGACAGGGGCCTTGA
- the LOC104793273 gene encoding 3beta-hydroxysteroid-dehydrogenase/decarboxylase, protein MEGEDSVHGDSHLNLKTCVVLGGRGFIGRSLVSRLLRLGSWTVRVADSAHTLHLDESDSVLVDALSSGRASYHSVDVRDKPQIVKVTEGSCVVFYMGATDLRSLDYFDCYKVIVQGTRNVISACRESGVRKLIYNSTADVVFDCSQPIHDGDESLRRPLKFQSMLTDFNAQAEALIKFANTRDGLLTCALRSSIVFGPGDTEFVPFLVNLAKSGYAKFIIGSGENMSDFTYSENVSHAHICAAEALDLRMEYVAGKDFFITNLKPVRFLDFVSHIVEGLGYPRPSIKLPVRLVLFVFSLLKWTHEKEGLGSNYDTAHQYALLASSMRTFNCNAAKKHLGYTPVVTLEDGIASTVQWFSRDLEKSDDTIIQSTADQLLGCGKVADILLWRNEKKTFVSFVFLNLLYYWFFFSGKTFTSSAAQLLFLFAVALYGLAFVPSKILGFQVKKIPPWRFEISESAVRDFSKDVVVVWNHGVGRFKSLSRGGDWIKFFKIAGSLYLLKLILSRSLAAFLFTVMSFSFTAFFIYEQYELELYYLARIFVECLTVVKRMVPVSDASAKPMFL, encoded by the exons ATGGAGGGAGAAGATTCCGTCCATGGCGATTCTCATCTCAACCTCAAGACATGTGTCGTCCTTGGCGGCCGAGGGTTCATTGGTCGATCGCTTGTCTCTAGATTGCTTCGCCTCGGAAGCTGGACAGTCCGAGTCGCTGATTCCGCTCACACTCTCCATCTTGACGAATCCGATTCGGTCCTTGTGGATGCTCTCTCCTCCGGCCGCGCTTCTTATCACTCCGTCGATGTTCGTGATAAACCTCAGATCGTTAAAG TTACTGAGGGTTCCTGTGTTGTATTTTACATGGGAGCTACTGATTTGCGTTCCCTTGATTACTTTGACTGCTACAAGGTTATTGTTCAAG GTACAAGAAATGTGATTTCTGCCTGTCGTGAGTCTGGAGTCAGAAAACTTATCTACAACAGTACTgctgatgttgtttttgattGTTCCCAACCTATACATGATGGTGATGAATCCTTGAGACGTCCTTTGAAG TTCCAATCCATGTTGACAGACTTTAACGCTCAAGCGGAAGCTTTGATCAAATTTGCTAACACCCGTGATGGTCTCTTAACTTGTGCACTTCGCTCTAGCATTGTTTTTGGACCTGGTGACACGGAGTTTGTACCTTTCCTTGTGAATCTAGCCAAGTCCGGATATGCAAAG tttaTAATCGGGAGTGGTGAAAATATGTCTGATTTCACTTACTCTGAGAACGTTTCTCATGCACATATATGCGCCGCAGAAGCATTAGATTTACGGATGGAGTATGTGGCTGGAAAG GACTTTTTTATCACAAACCTCAAGCCGGTCAGATTTTTGGACTTTGTAAGCCACATTGTTGAAGGTCTGGGATACCCAAG ACCATCTATTAAACTTCCTGTTCGgctggttttgtttgttttctcactTCTCAAATGGACACACGAAAAGGAGGGCCTTGGGAGTAATTATGACACAGCTCATCAGTATGCTCTGTTAGCTTCATCAATGAGAACTTTTAACTGCAATGCAGCTAAGAAGCATCTTGGTTACACACCTGTTGTGACACTTGAA GATGGTATTGCATCAACGGTTCAGTGGTTCTCTCGGGATCTTGAGAAGTCTGATGACACGATCATTCAATCTACTGCAGATCAGCTTCTTGGTTGTGGTAAAG TTGCAGACATCTTGCTGtggagaaatgagaagaaaacaTTCGTGTCTTTTGTTTTCCTCAACTTGTTATATTACTGGTTCTTCTTTTCTGGAAAGACATTTACTTCATCTGCAGCCCAACTCCTGTTTCTGTTTGCTGTTGCTCTCTATGGACTTGCTTTTGTGCCGTCAAAAAT TTTGGGGTTTCAAGTCAAGAAAATACCCCCGTGGAGATTTGAGATCTCGGAGTCAGCTGTGAGAGATTTTAGCAAAGATGTCGTAGTTGTGTGGAACCACGGAGTTGGCCGTTTTAAATCCCTAAGCAGAGGAGGAGACTGGATCAAGTTCTTCAAG aTTGCAGGATCCCTATATCTCCTCAAACTGATCTTATCTCGTTCATTGGCAGCATTTCTTTTCACAG TGATGTCGTTCTCGTTCACTGCGTTCTTCATCTACGAGCAATACGAGCTTGAGCTCTATTACCTAGCCAGGATCTTCGTCGAATGCTTAACAGTTGTTAAAAGGATGGTGCCTGTTTCTGATGCTTCGGCTAAGCCAATGTTCTTGTGA